A single window of Candoia aspera isolate rCanAsp1 chromosome 3, rCanAsp1.hap2, whole genome shotgun sequence DNA harbors:
- the ARFRP1 gene encoding ADP-ribosylation factor-related protein 1 isoform X5 has protein sequence MYTLLSGLYKYMFRRDEYCILILGLDNAGKTTFLEQTKTRFNKNYKGMSFSKITTTVGLNNLLVGTIDVGKARLMFWDLGGQEELQSLWDKYYAESHGVIYIIDSTDEERLSESKQAFEKMVTNEILEGVPLLVLANKQDIEVYCLAPPVLIQEAAFLSSHSSPDQASFVPQSNRC, from the exons ATGTACACACTGCTTTCCGGGCTTTACAAGTATATGTTCCGGCGGGATGAGTACTGCATCTTAATCCTGGGACTGGACAATGCTGGAAAAACG aCCTTCCTGGAACAGACTAAAACAAGATTCAACAAGAACTACAAAGGAATGAGTTTTTCCAAAATCACAACCACTGTCGGCTTGAACA ATCTCCTAGTTGGCACTATAGATGTGGGAAAAGCCCGGCTGATGTTTTGGGACCTTGGAGGACAGGAAGAGCTTCAGTCTCTTTGGGACAAG TATTATGCAGAGTCCCATGGTGTCATTTACATTATTGACTCCACAGATGAGGAACGACTCTCAGAATCCAAGCAAGCTTTTG AAAAGATGGTAACCAATGAAATTCTGGAAGGGGTCCCTTTGTTGGTTCTCGCTAACAAACAAGACATAGAg GTTTATTGTCTTGCGCCTCCAGTCTTAATCCAGGAAGCCGCATTCTTGAGTAGTCACAGCTCTCCAGATCAAGCCAGTTTTGTTCCTCAGAGCAACAGGTGTTGA
- the ZGPAT gene encoding zinc finger CCCH-type with G patch domain-containing protein — translation MDEESLEAAIRSYNAQLQQVDLALGAGLDPAQQSDLIQLQADLKQLIELTEASLVSMKKSKLCSVLDSEALSTSLSAHPPQSSCEAGRLSADDEYAAFKEAIAEIGDEDGPLRTHDEREGMGDEEEEQEEEEEDEEEMASGMKVKAPYYSSWGTLEYHNAMIVGSECLEDGSPGVRVLYLYPTHKSLKPCPFFLDDKCRFKENCRFSHGQVVSIEELRPFEEPDLACLAVGSACLARHQDGIWYAAKITDIDSGYYTVKFDSLLLKEVVVEGDGIIPPLRSEESSSSSESEDDGLDSAGYAKVIDCSIPGNGEGTSTCCSSFGSWEAHTRGIGSKLLAQMGYELGRGLGKNAEGRVEPILAVVLPKGKSLDQCAEILQKKREGRLDLPKPRKRRARGTGPARLRQQNPRPRSVFDFLNEKLQGQDAEREPGGRLPPLERSSKEIYHASKATRKALSVRLLQTTEQIDQTQKDIRGIREALARNAGRHTVATANLEEKLSGAHKKLGELQALEASLQQEQKKADTHKKMTEF, via the exons ATGGATGAGGAGAGCTTGGAAGCAGCAATTCGGTCGTATAATGCTCAGTTGCAGCAGGTAGACCTGGCTTTGGGAGCTGGCCTGGACCCAGCACAACAGTCTGATCTAATCCAGCTGCAGGCTGACTTAAAGCAGCTGATAGAACTGACAGAGGCCAGCCTTGTCTCCATGAAAAAAAGCAAGCTCTGTTCAGTTTTGGACTCTGAGGCACTTTCCACATCTTTGTCTGCCCATCCACCGCAAAGCAGTTGTGAAGCTGGCCGTCTGAGTGCTGATGACGAATACGCTGCTTTTAAGGAAGCCATTGCAGAAATTGGGGATGAGGATGGTCCATTAAGAACTCACGATGAGAGAGAAGGAATGGGTGATGAAGAggaagaacaggaggaggaggaagaggacgaAGAAGAAATGGCCAGTGGGATGAAAGTGAAAGCTCCCTACTACAGTTCCTGGGGAACCCTTGAGTACCACAATGCCATGATTGTAGGGAGTGAGTGCTTGGAAGATGGAAGTCCTGGAGTTAGAGTGTTGTACCTCTACCCAACTCACAAGTCCTTGAAACCATGTCCCTTTTTCTTGGATGACAAATGTCGATTTAAAGAGAATTGCCG GTTTTCCCATGGGCAGGTGGTATCCATAGAGGAGCTGCGTCCCTTCGAAGAGCCTGACCTTGCTTGCCTGGCAGTGGGGTCGGCCTGCCTGGCGAGACATCAGGATGGGATCTGGTATGCTGCTAAAATCACAG ACATTGACAGCGGTTATTACACGGTGAAGTTTGACTCGCTGCTCCTGAAGGAAGTGGTGGTGGAAGGGGATGGCATTATCCCTCCGCTGCGTAGCGAGGAGAGCTCTTCTTCCTCAGAGTCAGAAGACGATGGATTGGATAGCGCTGGGTACGCTAAAG TCATTGACTGCAGCATTCCGGGGAACGGGGAAGGAACATCCACCTGCTGTTCCTCCTTTGGCAGCTGGGAAGCCCACACGCGCGGCATCGGCTCTAAACTTCTGGCTCAGATGGGTTACGAGCTTGGTAGAG GTCTGGGCAAGAATGCGGAGGGCCGGGTGGAGCCGATACTAGCCGTGGTGCTCCCGAAGGGGAAGTCGCTGGACCAGTGTGCCGAGATCCTCCAGAAGAAGCGGGAGGGGAGGCTCGATCTGCCCAAGCCCAGGAAACGAAGGGCGAGAGGAACCGGCCCCGCCCGGCTCCGACAGCAGAACCCGAGGCCCCGCAGCGTGTTCGATTTTCTGAACGAGAAGCTTCAGGGCCAGGACGCCGAGAGGGAGCCGGGAGGGAGGCTGCCCCCACTGGAGAGGAGCAGCAAGGAGATCTACCACGCCAGCAAGGCCACCAGGAAGGCCCTGAGCGTGCGCCTCTTGCAGACCACGGAACAAATCGACCAGACCCAGAAGGACATCCGGGGGATTCGGGAGGCCTTGGCACGCAACGCCGGGCG GCACACCGTTGCCACAGCTAACCTGGAAGAGAAGCTCTCTGGGGCCCACAAGAAACTGGGCGAGCTGCAGGCTTTGGAGGCGAGTCTTCAGCAAGAGCAGAAGAAAGCCGATACGCACAAAAAAATGACCGAGTTCTAG
- the LOC134494784 gene encoding uncharacterized protein LOC134494784 has protein sequence MASAFEEGPVGGLTLFIAVSLASACFVALCAACRRKDESNLPSQDDDHVLFDEAAVLRETAPSAFGGSAPNLQHVGGRDSGDVNQRPAPLTFPRPLGEDDGTVPSCSFIILPPRDLPTVLLSPEETYSNLDFPKRGEEMLGESRRVEGGKRKSCRPRAEKMVEHAHQGHQEQAAGPSYARVAKRNENGKQAWVEMRNPQEASLLPGTGLSSPAKGVEEMYSVVCKEKKKKKAHCSERASEEKVPQAEARPGHCQRTTVSQEPNGIASFQSSSLPAATEPCYESIHCEPWTEVARQPASEPAYETVETYWHGAKKNSKASKRKTVAENLYESIDQVAFQGRGRAPDLES, from the exons ATGGCGTCAGCCTTTGAGGAAGGACCAGTGGGGGGGCTGACTCTCTTCATCGCTGTATCCCTGGCCTCTGCCTGCTTTGTGGCTCTCTGCGCAGCCTGCAGAAG GAAAGATGAGAGCAACCTGCCTTCCCAGGATGATGACCATGTGTTGTTTGATGAAGCT GCTGTGCTGAGAGAGACGGCGCCCTCGGCATTCGGGGGATCGGCTCCCAATCTGCAGCACGTCGGTGGGAGGGATTCAGGGGACGTGA ACCAAAGACCAGCCCCGCTGACCTTTCCTCGCCCGTTGGGTGAAGATGACGGCACGGTGCCCAGCTGCAGCTTCATCATCCTTCCTCCGAGGGATCTGCCCACCGTCCTGCTTTCTCCGGAGGAGACTTACTCCAACCTGGACTTCCCAAAGCGAGGGGAGGAGATGCTGGGCGAATCCAGGAGagtggagggagggaagaggaagagctgcCGCCCCAGGGCAGAGAAGATGGTGGAGCATGCCCACCAGGGCCACCAGGAGCAGGCGGCTGGACCCAGCTATGCGCGTGTTGCAAAGAGGAATGAGAATGGCAAGCAAGCCTGGGTGGAGATGAGGAATCCTCAGGAGGCCTCTCTTCTCCCAGGCACGGGGCTGTCTTCACCAGCAAAAGGG GTAGAAGAAATGTACTCGGTAGtgtgcaaagagaaaaagaagaaaaaagcccaTTGCTCTGAAAGAGCTAGTGAAGAGAAAGTCCCCCAGGCAGAGGCGAGACCAGGACACTGCCAGCGGACAACAGTCAGTCAGGAACCAAATGGCATTGCAAGTTTCCAGTCCTCATCGCTCCCCGCCGCCACTGAGCCTTGCTATGAATCTATCCACTGTGAACCCTGGACCGAGGTTGCAAGGCAGCCAGCCTCAGAGCCAGCCTATGAGACCGTAGAGACTTACTGGCACGGCGCAAAGAAGAACTCGAAGGCGTCGAAGCGAAAGACGGTGGCCGAAAACCTGTACGAAAGCATCGACCAGGTGGCCTTTCAGGGGCGAGGCCGAGCGCCAGATCTCGAAAGCTGA